In Xanthomonas fragariae, the genomic window AGGAAACCATCACGTTGGTGCGTCAGGCGCTTACATTGGTTGGGCGCGAAGCACAGGTGCAGGTACTGACGTATCGCGAGCTGTTCGTGCAGCAACTGGGCATCGACCCATTGCGCGACCCGATAGAAACGCTACGCGCAGCGCTGCACGATATCGCCATCGATCCGCAGGGGTTGACCCGCGACGATTGGCTGGATTTGCTGATGACCCATCGCATCCAGCCGGGCTTCGCTAGCAACACGTTGACGGTGGTGCACGACTGGCCGGCCAGCCAATGCGCGTTGGCGCGTATCCGCCACGACGATCCGCCGGTGGCCGAACGCTTCGAGCTGTATCTGGGTGCCTATGAGGTGGCCAACGGCTACCACGAATTGAACGATGCGCAGGAGCAGCGGGCACGTTTTGTCCACGACAACGCGATGCGTGAACAGCGCCGATTGCCGCAGCTGCCGCCCGATGAGCGCCTGCTCGCGGTGTTGTCGCAGTTGCCCGACTGCGCCGGTGTGGCGGTGGGCGTGGATCGGCTGTTGATGGCCTTGCGCGGCACCGCACAGATTGCCGACGTGTTGGCATTCGAGTTCGCTCGCGCCTAGCGCGGGCGCCGCTTATCGAGCATCGCGTTCGATTCGATGCCGTATCGCACACTGCGGGTGCAACCCCGTTGTCATCGGCGCTGTATTGCTTTCTTCACATCGATGGTGCTCTCATCGTCGCGTCCACGGGGGCGCGACGTACATCGGTTCGGGTGAGGATTGTCGGCATGAAGTGGCTGATCAGCTTATGCGGTTTGTGGTGCTTGCCGCTGCTGGTGCTCGCCGATGCGCGTGCCTCCGAGCGCGCCGCCGGCGTGGTGCGTTGCCAGTCCAGGGACATGGCGCGCGTGCACTGTGCGATGGACACCGCGCATGGCGTGCAACTGGTGCGTCAGCTGTCCGAAACCAGCTGTATCCGCGGCAGCGAGTGGGATGTGGAACGCGATGGCGTGTGGGTCGAACAGGGCTGCCGCGCAGAATTCGCATCGGCCCATGTGCTGGCTGCACCGCAAATGCGCCGCGTGGTGCGTTGCGATTCCAATGGCGGCAAGGTGGCGTGCCCAGTGGTGCTGCGCGGCCTGCCGGTGCGTCTTTTGCGTCAGCATTCGTTGTGGCCATGCAAGGAAGGCCGTACATGGGGCGCCCGCCGTAACGAGATCTGGGTGTCGCGCGGTTGCGAGGGCGAATTCGAGGTCGGTGCCGAAGACGGCTCCGGCTTCGTGGCGGTGCCGCGTATGGTCACCTGCGAATCCAAGAAGAGCTCACGCCGCACCTGCGGCGTATCGGTAGAGAGCGGTGTGCGCGTTGGCCGGCAGATGTCCAGAACGCCATGCGTGGAAGGCCAGACCTGGGGCTGGAGCCGCGACGGGGTGTGGGTCGACGACGGTTGCCGTGCCGAGTTCATCGTCGACTAAGAGCGGCTAACAAAACGACCGCACTCACCGCCAGGCGGGCGCGGCCGGTGCTCGGAGTCGGCATGCATCACTCGTGCACTCCGGTTCTGAGCGCGCCGTCCACACCCGCCCTGACGACTGCTCGCTCGTTTTGTTAGCCGCTCTGAATATCGTCGACGCAATGGGGTTCAACGCATTGCTATGTGCGCTGGGCGGGTTGGAGCACTGCCTGTCCACTGACTGCGCTGCGCAGGCGCCTTACAATGGCCGGATGAACGACAGCGTCCACATCGATTACGCCCGCTACGACCATATTCGCCCACTGCTGTGGACCGGCGACGCCCTGGAATTGCTCGACCAACGCAAGCTGCCCTTCGTGGTGGAGCATGTGCACTGCGAGAGCAGCGACGCGGTAGCCGAGGCCATCCATTCGTTGGTCGTGCGCGGCGCGCCGGCGATTGGCATTGCGGCCGGGTGGGGGGTGGTGCTGGCGGCGCGCGACATCGACGCCAGCGACGGCAATGCAGCCTTGCAGAAGCTCGAGCCGGCGTTGCTGCGGCTCAATGCCGCGCGTCCGACCGCAGTCAATCTGGCTTGGGCGCTGATGCGCATGCGTCGTGCGCTAGGCACAGCCGATGCCGATTGGCGCGAGGTCATCGCACGCCAAGCGCACGCCATCGCGGACGAAGATCTGGCCGCCAATCGCCGTATGGGCGCGCTCGGAGCCGATCTGATCGCGCCGGGCAGCGGCGTGCTGACCCATTGCAATACCGGCTCGCTGGCCACCGCCGGCTTCGGCACCGCGCTAGGCGTCATCCGCGCCGGCGTGGCGCAGCAGCGCATCGCCAAGGTGTTTGCGGGCGAAACCCGCCCGTGGTTGCAGGGCGCGCGCCTGACCGTGTGGGAACTACAGCAGGATGGCATCGATGCCACCCTGATCGCCGATTCGGCCGCTTCGCATCTGATGAAGTCCGGGCTGGTGCAGTGGGTGATCGTCGGCGCCGATCGCATTTGCGCCAATGGCGATACGGCCAACAAGATCGGCACCTATCAACTGGCGATTGTCGCGCGCCACCACGGCGTCAAGTTCATGGTGGTGGCGCCGTCGTCGACGGTGGACATGGCAACAGCCAGCGGCGACCAGATCGAGATCGAACAGCGCGATCCGGGCGAATTGTTCGGCGTCGGCGGGGTCAGAATGGTCGCCGACGGCATCCTCGCCTGGAACCCGGTGTTCGACGTCGCCCCTGGCAGTTTGATCGATGCGATCGTCACCGAACGTGGTGTGATCGAGCAGCCGAACTTGACCCGAATGCAGGCCGCCTTCGGCGCCTGAGCCCCGCGTGGCGCAGGCGTGCCGTCAACGCCGCTCAAACGCCCTGCAAGTGCTTGTTTCTGGATGGTAAACCGGAGCCATCGGGTTGCCTTGCCGTGGTACAATCAGACACTTGAATCGATCGGCGGGAGCGTGGGGTCGGCAGCCTGTCACAGGGCGCCTCCGGCGCGGCTTTCCGGCTCGCCCGCCACCTCACTTACGGAACCCGAATGGCAGAAACCGCCAAGGAAATCATCCAGGTCAATCTGGAAGACGAGATGCGCAAGAGCTATCTCGATTACGCAATGAGCGTGATCGTGGGCCGCGCACTCCCCGATGCCCGTGATGGCCTCAAGCCGGTGCATCGCCGCGTACTGTTCGCGATGCACGAGTTGGGCGCACACAGCAACAAGGCCTACTTCAAGTCGGCGCGTATCGTCGGCGACGTCATCGGTAAATATCACCCGCACGGCGACCAGTCGGTGTACGACACGCTGGTGCGCATGGCGCAGCCGTTCTCGCTGCGTTACATGATGGTCGATGGCCAGGGTAACTTCGGTTCGGTCGACGGTGACTCAGCCGCAGCAATGCGTTACACCGAGTCGCGCATGTCGCGGTTGGCGCATGAGCTGATGGCCGACATCGACAAGGAGACCGTCGATTTCCAGCCCAATTACGATGAAAAGGAACTAGAGCCGACGGTCATGCCGACCCGGTTTCCGAGCCTGTTGGTCAACGGGTCGGCCGGTATTGCGGTGGGTATGGCCACCAATATTCCGCCGCACAATCTGACCGAAGCGATCAACGCATGCATCGCGTTGATCGACACGCCAGAGTTGGATGTCGAAGGCTTGATGAAGTACATCCCCGGCCCGGATTTCCCCACCGCCGGCATCATCAATGGCACTGCCGGCATCGCTGCCGGTTACCGCACCGGCCGTGGTCGGGTGCGCATCCGTGCCAAGGCCGATGTGGAAGTGGCCGACAACGGTCGCGAAGCGATCGTCGTTACTGAGATCCCGTATCAGGTCAACAAGGCGCGGCTGATCGAAAAAATCGCCGAGCTGGTGAAGGAAAAGAAGCTCGAAGGCATCAGTGAGCTGCGCGATGAGTCCGACAAGGACGGTATGCGCATCTACATTGAAATCAAGCGGGGCGAGTCTGCCGAGGTTGTGCTCAACAACCTGTATCAGCAGACCCAGATGGAGTCGGTGTTCGGCATCAACATGGTGGCGCTGATCGATGGCCGCCCGCAGTTGATGAACCTCAAGCAGATGCTGGAGGCGTTCATCCGCCATCGGCGCGAGGTGGTCACCCGTCGCACCATTTACGAGTTGCGCAAGGCGCGGGCACGTGCGCATGTGCTGGAAGGTTTAACCGTCGCGTTGGCCAACATCGACGAGATTATCGAGTTGATCAAGACCTCGTCCAACCCGCAGGAAGCCCGTGAGCGCATGCTGGCCAAGACTTGGGAACCGGGTCTTGTCGGTGCGCTGTTGGGTGCGGCCGGTGCCGAAGCCTCCAAGCCGGAAGATCTGCCGCCGGGTGTGGGCCTGATCAAGGGTTTCTATCAGCTCAGTGAAGTGCAGGCCTTGCAGATCCTGGAAATGCGTCTGCATCGCCTCACCGGGTTGGAACAGGAAAAGCTGACCGACGAGTACAAGCAATTACTCGGAGTTATCGAAGGACTGATCCGCATCTTGGAAAACCCCGACGTGCTGCTGCGGGTGATCCGCGATGAGCTGATCAATATCCGCGAAGAGTACGGCGATGCGCGTCGCACCGAAATTCGTCACAGCGAAGAAGATCTGGATATTCTCGATCTGATCGCGCCGGAAGACGTTGTGGTGACGCTCTCGCACGCCGGTTATGCCAAGCGTCAGCCGGTGAGTGCGTATCGCGCGCAGCGCCGTGGTGGCCGTGGTCGTTCTGCTGCAGCGACCAAGGAAGAAGATTTCATCGATCAGCTGTGGTTGGTCAACACGCATGACACGCTGTTGACCTTCACCAGCAGTGGCAAGGTGTTCTGGCTGCCGGTGCATCAGTTGCCGGAGGCCGGCTCCAACGCGCGCGGCCGCCCCATCGTCAACTGGATTCCGCTGGAACCGGGCGAGCGTGTGCAGGCCGTGCTGCCGGTGCGCGAATATGCCGACAACCGCTATGTGTTCTTTGCCACGCGCAACGGCACGGTCAAGAAGACCCCGCTGAGCGAATTCGCATTCCGTCTGGCACGCGGCAAGATCGCCATCCACCTCGACCAGGGCGATGCGCTGGTGGGTGTGGCGTTGACCGATGGCGATCGCGACGTGTTGTTGTTCGCCTCCAACGGGAAGACCGTGCGCTTTGGCGAATCTACCGTGCGTTCGATGGGCCGCACCGCCACCGGCGTGCGCGGTATTCGTCTGACCAAGGGCGAAGAGGTGGTCAGCCTGATCGTTTCCGAGCGTGCTGGCGTTGTCGAAGAGGGGGGCGAGCACGAGGACGTGGACGAGGTGGTCGAAATTACCGACGGCGCCGACGCCACGTTGATCGAGGTCGCCGAGAGCGACGACATGGCCTACATCCTCACCGCAACCGAAAACGGCTACGGCAAGCGCACGCCGCTTGCGGAGTATCCGCGCAAGGGCCGCGGTACGCAGGGCGTGATCGGCATTCAGACGACCGAGCGTAACGGTAAGTTGGTGCGTGCGGTGCTGTTGGGCGCTACCGATGAAGTGCTGCTGATTTCCGATGGCGGTACCTTGGTGCGCACACGCGGTTCGGAGATTTCGCGCGTCGGTCGCAACACGCAGGGCGTCACGCTGATCCGTTTGTCCAAGGGCGAAAAGCTGCAGGCGGTCGAACGGTTGGATGCCTCGCTGGACGAGGTGGAAGATGTGGTGGACGAAGCGACAGCAACCACCGCAACCCCAAGCACGTTAGCGCCGCCGACCAGTGCGTGATTGTTCCATATGATCGACGTAGTCGAAGAAAGTTGAAAAAATTCCGACGCATTCGCGCAATGCTGTTCACTTAATCTTCCAATCGAGGGTTTTTGCAACTCCAAACAGTCGCAACGTCTACTAAAGAGGCGCCTCCCCGACGGAGGTAGACGCCATTGGAAGTGGTCTTCCACACCTATAATTTGTCGAGCAAGCAAGGGGCTATACATCGCACCCAGTGTTCAACCGATATTCGCTGCAACGGTGTCCTCCATTAGCGCATCCTGCACGTCCTTGGCCAGCGTTGCCTTGACGATGATCGAGCGGATAGCATCGGTTGCCTCGGACAGTGGCACGTCGTTGCTCAGACGTTGGAACGTGTCGCGGCTGTTGTAACCGGAGCTATCGTTCAAATAGTGATCGTACATCGACAGCAGATCCTGGCATGCCGTGACCAACGCGGCGATATTGCTGCCGGTCAAGGCATGGCCGATGTGGTCGAAGCTGTGCAGGCAATCTGCCAGCCAATGCAGGTCGTAGCGGGCGGTGCTGGGCTCGGGCGCATTGTGGCCGCGGCTGTAAGCACTGTAGCGGCGCAGGCTGCGCGCCACGCGCGCTACGTGTGCAAACAGTGTTCCGATCTCGTTGGCGATGTCCAGCCGCTGCACCATCACCATCGGAATCACTGGGTTGGCAGCGGCGGTCTGCTGCTCCGACGTCTTCTGCTCTTGTTGTTCCAGCAACTGCTTGAGATCGGCATAGCGACGCTGTACCGCCTCCAGTTCAAGTGCGCTGGCGGCCGCGCGCGCCTTCAGCTGCGACAATGCAGCCTGGTAACGGGCAAGCCTATCCTGTGTGCTTGCGTGCTGGTTGTACTCGGCATGCAGCTGACGGCCACGCATAAAAGCCATCGCCGATGCGATCATCGCCCACAGCGCAAAGGCCGGCACTAAGTAGATCAGGATGCCCATGTAGGCTCCTCCAAGCGTTACATACGTTTTCGACCTGCCAGCGGCGTTCTTGAGGATGATTGTTGAGCAGTCTGGCGCTTGACCTTACGGTGCAGGGCAGGCAATCCGAGCCCAGATCGAGGTCTTGCTGAGTGAGGACTTCAGTCCGGAACAGATTGCCGGTCGCACCGGATTGGCCAGTCATGAATGGATCTATCGGCACATTGATGCCGACAACGGTAAGCAGTTCGCTGATCATCGGCTCATTGCTGCTTGCTTGCAGAGCGATTTCTATTTTGCAGATCCGTACTGTGCACGGCAGCGTGGCAGCAACGAAACTGCCAACGGATTGACCCGCCAGAATCGTCTCCGCAAGATACTCGGATTCAAAACGCCCCTCGACCGTCTTCTCCAAGGAGATCATCAACAGCGTTGCAGATCGGAGTTGAATTCGCTCTGAAAATTTTGAATCGGTGGTTCGGCCGCTTCCCTATGAAGGGCTGGGATGTCGGTTGCGCGATAGGGCTTCGATGACAGGCATCGGCTCGCCAAGAATTCCAGGTAAGTCCAAGCCCTTCTCCTTAGCGCACTCGGTGGCGATCTCATAGCTGGCATCGGCATGCCGCATCACGCCGGTGGCCGGGTCGTTCCAGAGCACGCGCTCGAGGCGCTTGTCGGCGGCGTCGCTGCCGTCGCAGACGATGACCATGCCGGTATGTTGCGAAAAGCCCATGCCGACGCCACCGCCGTGATGCAGCGACACCCAGGTGGCGCCGCTGGCGGTGTTGAGCAGTGCGTTGAGCAGTGGCCAGTCGGAGACGGCGTCGGAGCCGTCGGCCATTGATTCGGTTTCGCGATTGGGCGAGGCCACGCTGCCGGAATCCAGATGGTCGCGACCGATCACCACCGGCGCTTTCAACTCGCCGCTGCGTACCATCGCGTTGAATGCCAGGCCGAGCCGGTGCCGGTCGCCCAGACCGACCCAGCAGATACGTGCGGGCAGCCCCTGGAACGCGATCTTTTCGGCCGCCATGTCGAGCCAGCGGTGCAAATGCGCATCGTCGGGAATCAGCTCCTTGACCTTGGCATCGGTCTTGGCGATGTCGGCCGGATCGCCACTGAGCGCGACCCAGCGGAACGGGCCGATGCCGCGACAAAACAACGGGCGGATATAGGCCGGCACAAAGCCGGGAAAGTCGAATGCGTTATCGATGCCGGCTTCCAATGCCATCTGGCGCAGGTTATTGCCGTAGTCCACGGTGGGCACGCCGAGCGCGTGGAAGCCGAGCATGCTTTGGATGTGCCTGGCCATCGATGCGCGTGCAGCATGTTCGACTTCCTTCGGCGCGCTGACACGCTTCTGGTCCCACTGCGCAACGCTCCAACCCTGTGGCAAGTAGCCGTTGACCGGGTCGTGTGCGGAGGTCTGGTCGGTCAGCAGGTCCGGTTTGATGCCGCGCTTGAGCAGCTCTTCGAGCACGTCGGCGACGTTGCCGAGCAGGCCGATCGAGCGCGGCGTTTTGTTCGCGCAGGATTCTTCGATCAAGCGCAGCGCTTCGTCCAGCGAATCGGTCCAGGTGTCCAGGTAACCGGTGCGCAGGCGCATATCGATGCTGGAACGGCGGCATTCCACCGCCAGGCATGAGGCGCCGGCCATCACTGCGGCCAGCGGTTGCGCGCCGCCCATGCCCCCGAGGCCGCCGGTGAACAACCAACGCCCCGACAGATCGCCGCCGTAATGTTGGCGCCCCATTTCCACGAACGTTTCGTAAGTGCCTTGCACGATGCCTTGGGCGCCGATGTAAATCCAACTGCCGGCGGTCATCTGGCCGTACATCGCCAGACCCTTTTGATCGAGTTCGTTAAAGTGGTCCCAGGTGGCCCAGCGCGGAACCAGATTGGAATTGGCGATCAGCACGCGTGGCGCATCGGTGTGGGTGCGAAACACGCCGACCGGCTTGCCGGACTGCACCAGCAAGGTCTGGTCGTCATCCAGACGCGTGAGCGTGGCGACGATCGCATCGAAGGACTCCCAATCGCGCGCGGCGCGGCCGATGCCGCCGTAGACCACCAGTTCCCGCGGGCGCTCGGCCACGTCCGGGTCGAGGTTGTTCATCAGCATGCGCAGCGGTGCTTCGGTTAACCAGCTTTTGGCAGTAAGCGTGGTGCCGGTGGCGGCGTGGATAACGCGGGTTGCATCGTGACGGTTCATGCCGGTGTCCTTGCAGTCAACGGGTCGCCGCATGCGGCGTGTCGGTGGGGGCGTGATCGGTCGTCGTGGCGAATTGCAGACAGACCAGCAGCACGTGACGCAGCACTGCGCGTAACGCCGCTGCATGCACGGGTTGCCACGGCGTGGGCCAGTTTTCTGGCGTGATGGTGTCCGGCTCGCGCATATAACCGCGGCAGGCCAGTTCCATCTGCAAGCTGTGCACACCGTGCTCGGGCTGCGCGTAGTGGCGGGTAATCCAGCCGCCCTTGAACCGCCCGTTGCGCACCGTGCTGGAACCACTGCTGCGGCATAGGCGTTCCACCGCATCGACCAAGCGCGGGTCGCAGCTGCGATCGTCGTTGCTGCCGATGTTGAACTGGGGTAGCTCGCCATCGAACAGATGTGGGATGAAGGAGCGTATCGAATGCGCGTCGTAGACCACGACCTTCGCGTGCTGCTTGCGCAAGCGCGCAATTTCCTCGGCAAGCGCAGCGTGGTACGGGTCGAACCAACGCGTGCGGCGCAGATCGATCTGCGCCTGATCCGGTGCAGCGCCATCGGCATACAGCGGCTGATTGTCGAAGGTGGTCAGCGGGCACAGGCCGGTGGTGTTCTGGCCGGGATAGAGCGATGCGCCACTTGGGTCGCGATTGACGTCGATCACCGAGCGCGAGATCGCGGTGCGCACCGTGGTGGCGCCCAATGATTGCGCGAAGTCGTAGAGCTCATGCACCCACCAATCGGCATCGCGACGTGCCAGCCATGGCGATACGAATTGATCGGCAACCTCGGCGGGCAACTCGGTGCCGGTATGCGGGAAGCTGATGATGAGCGGCGCATCGCCGCGGTGCAGTTCAAGCCAGTCGGGCAGGGGGCTCATCGCTGTGCTCCTGTCGCAAGTGCAGCAAATGTGCCGCGCTGCTCGCACGCGTGCATGCGCACTCCGTGATTGGTGTGCACTGCGCTGCCATTGCGTACGGGTGCGCACAGCAATGCTGCGCAACGTCGCGTACTTGAACGCCGCGCTGCGAAGCTCAGTGCATTGGTCGCAGCCTGCCGACTCATGCCTCCTGCTCCACACCCGGTAATGCAATCGCCACCGCCTGCGCCAACGCACCCGAACGCACCACTGCACTGGCGGCCAATATGTCCGGATGGAAATAGCGGTCGTCCTGCAGCGTCGGCACCTGCGCACGCAACAGTGCGCGTGCGGCTTCCAGCGCGGTGCTGGAGCGTAGCGGCGCGTGGAAATCGCAACCTTGCACCGCAGCGAGCAGTTCGATGCCGATGACGTGCGCGGCGTTTTCGGCCATTGCCAGCAAGCGTCGCGCGCCGTGCGCAGCCATCGATACATGATCTTCCTGATTGGCCGAGGTCGGAATCGAATCGACACTGGCCGGGTACGCGCGCTGTTTGTTCTCCGATACCAAGGCCGCGGCGGTGACCTGCGCGATCATGAAGCCGGAGTTCAAGCCCGGACGTGGCGTGAGAAACGCCGGCAGGCCCGACAACGCGGGATCGACCAGCATCGCGGTGCGGCGTTCGCTGATCGAGCCGATTTCGCAGACCGCCATCGCCAACATGTCGGCTGCCAATGCCACCGGTTCGGCGTGGAAGTTGCCGCCCGACAACGCCTCGCCGGTATCGCTGAACACCAAGGGATTATCGGACACGCCATTGGCTTCGATCTCCAGGGTACGTGCTGCCTGACGCATGATGTCCAGCGCGGCGCCCATCACCTGCGGCTGGCAGCGCAGACAGTACGGATCCTGCACGCGCACATCGCCGAGCCGATGCGATTCGCGGATCGCCGAATCGGCCATCAACGCACGCAACGCCGTAGCGGTAGCGATCTGCCCCGGTTGTCCGCGCAATGCATGGATACGTGCATCGAACGGTGTATCCGAGCCCTTGGCTGCCTCCACTGACAACGCGCCGGTGACCAGCGCCGCCTGCAACACGGTTTCGATCTCGAACAAGCCGGCCAATGCGCAGGCGGTGGAGAACTGGGTGCCGTTGAGCAGTGCCAAGCCTTCTTTTGCACCGAGCACGCGCGGCTGCAGCTGCGCCTGTGCGAGCGCGTCGGCAGCCGGCAAACGTTGCCCGCCGACGAGCGCTTCGCCAACACCGATCATTACCGCGGCCAGATGCGACAGTGGCGCCAGATCGCCGGATGCGCCGACCGAGCCCTGGCAGGGCACCACCGGCGTGATGCCAAGGCGCAGCATCGCGCCCAATAACACCAGTGTGTCTGGCTGCACACCCGATGCACCTTGCGCCAGGCTGGTGAGCTTGAGCGCCATCATCAAGCGCACCACCGGCACCGGTGTGGGCTCACCAACGCCGGCCGCATGCGAGAGCACGATATTGCGCTGCAGGGTTTGCAGATCTTCGCGCTCGATGCGCACGCTGGCCAACTTGCCGAAGCCGGTATTGACGCCGTAGACCGGCTCGCCACGCGCGACGATCGCTTCCACCGTTTGCGCACTGCGCAGCACGGCGGCCGCGCAAGCGTCGTCGAGTGCGACGTCGGCGCCGCGATAGAGCGCACGCCACTGCGCCAGAGTGACCTGGCCGGGTTGCAATACAACAGAAACAGGCATGACGGCTCAGGATTCAGCACAGATGCCCGCGCCAGACGCGGGCATGAAGAGGGTTGAAGCCCATGCGGTAGAACAGATCGGCCGGCGCATCGATGTCCCAGATCGTCAGGTCGCAATCCATGCCGGCACGCAGCCGGCCCAGGCGCTCGCTGCGTCCGAGCGCACGTGCGGCTTCGCGCGTAAAGCCGGCGATGCACTCGTCCACGGTCATACGGAACAACGTGGCGGCCATGTTCATCGTCAGCAGCGGGCTGGTCAGCGGCGAGGTGCCTGGATTGCAGTCGGTGGCCAAGGCCAGCGGAACCCCGGCAGCGCGCAACGCGGCGATCGGCGGCACCTGGGTGTCGCGGGTGAAATAGAATGCGCCCGGCAGCAACACTGCCACCGTGCCGGCACGAGCCATCGCGGCGATGCCGGCCTTGTCCAGATATTCGACATGGTCGGCCGACAACGCGCCGTAGCGGGCGGC contains:
- the epmA gene encoding EF-P lysine aminoacylase EpmA; amino-acid sequence: MRAAQIDLAALQLRARLNAAIRDFFTERGVLEVETPVLSEAGNTEPNIESFSTRFTGHVDAGAPLRWLRTSPEYPLKRLLASGVGDCYELGRVFRNGEAGGRHNPEFSMLEWYRVGWDDRALAQETITLVRQALTLVGREAQVQVLTYRELFVQQLGIDPLRDPIETLRAALHDIAIDPQGLTRDDWLDLLMTHRIQPGFASNTLTVVHDWPASQCALARIRHDDPPVAERFELYLGAYEVANGYHELNDAQEQRARFVHDNAMREQRRLPQLPPDERLLAVLSQLPDCAGVAVGVDRLLMALRGTAQIADVLAFEFARA
- a CDS encoding DUF3011 domain-containing protein produces the protein MKWLISLCGLWCLPLLVLADARASERAAGVVRCQSRDMARVHCAMDTAHGVQLVRQLSETSCIRGSEWDVERDGVWVEQGCRAEFASAHVLAAPQMRRVVRCDSNGGKVACPVVLRGLPVRLLRQHSLWPCKEGRTWGARRNEIWVSRGCEGEFEVGAEDGSGFVAVPRMVTCESKKSSRRTCGVSVESGVRVGRQMSRTPCVEGQTWGWSRDGVWVDDGCRAEFIVD
- the mtnA gene encoding S-methyl-5-thioribose-1-phosphate isomerase, with translation MNDSVHIDYARYDHIRPLLWTGDALELLDQRKLPFVVEHVHCESSDAVAEAIHSLVVRGAPAIGIAAGWGVVLAARDIDASDGNAALQKLEPALLRLNAARPTAVNLAWALMRMRRALGTADADWREVIARQAHAIADEDLAANRRMGALGADLIAPGSGVLTHCNTGSLATAGFGTALGVIRAGVAQQRIAKVFAGETRPWLQGARLTVWELQQDGIDATLIADSAASHLMKSGLVQWVIVGADRICANGDTANKIGTYQLAIVARHHGVKFMVVAPSSTVDMATASGDQIEIEQRDPGELFGVGGVRMVADGILAWNPVFDVAPGSLIDAIVTERGVIEQPNLTRMQAAFGA
- the gyrA gene encoding DNA gyrase subunit A, producing the protein MAETAKEIIQVNLEDEMRKSYLDYAMSVIVGRALPDARDGLKPVHRRVLFAMHELGAHSNKAYFKSARIVGDVIGKYHPHGDQSVYDTLVRMAQPFSLRYMMVDGQGNFGSVDGDSAAAMRYTESRMSRLAHELMADIDKETVDFQPNYDEKELEPTVMPTRFPSLLVNGSAGIAVGMATNIPPHNLTEAINACIALIDTPELDVEGLMKYIPGPDFPTAGIINGTAGIAAGYRTGRGRVRIRAKADVEVADNGREAIVVTEIPYQVNKARLIEKIAELVKEKKLEGISELRDESDKDGMRIYIEIKRGESAEVVLNNLYQQTQMESVFGINMVALIDGRPQLMNLKQMLEAFIRHRREVVTRRTIYELRKARARAHVLEGLTVALANIDEIIELIKTSSNPQEARERMLAKTWEPGLVGALLGAAGAEASKPEDLPPGVGLIKGFYQLSEVQALQILEMRLHRLTGLEQEKLTDEYKQLLGVIEGLIRILENPDVLLRVIRDELINIREEYGDARRTEIRHSEEDLDILDLIAPEDVVVTLSHAGYAKRQPVSAYRAQRRGGRGRSAAATKEEDFIDQLWLVNTHDTLLTFTSSGKVFWLPVHQLPEAGSNARGRPIVNWIPLEPGERVQAVLPVREYADNRYVFFATRNGTVKKTPLSEFAFRLARGKIAIHLDQGDALVGVALTDGDRDVLLFASNGKTVRFGESTVRSMGRTATGVRGIRLTKGEEVVSLIVSERAGVVEEGGEHEDVDEVVEITDGADATLIEVAESDDMAYILTATENGYGKRTPLAEYPRKGRGTQGVIGIQTTERNGKLVRAVLLGATDEVLLISDGGTLVRTRGSEISRVGRNTQGVTLIRLSKGEKLQAVERLDASLDEVEDVVDEATATTATPSTLAPPTSA
- the hutU gene encoding urocanate hydratase — encoded protein: MNRHDATRVIHAATGTTLTAKSWLTEAPLRMLMNNLDPDVAERPRELVVYGGIGRAARDWESFDAIVATLTRLDDDQTLLVQSGKPVGVFRTHTDAPRVLIANSNLVPRWATWDHFNELDQKGLAMYGQMTAGSWIYIGAQGIVQGTYETFVEMGRQHYGGDLSGRWLFTGGLGGMGGAQPLAAVMAGASCLAVECRRSSIDMRLRTGYLDTWTDSLDEALRLIEESCANKTPRSIGLLGNVADVLEELLKRGIKPDLLTDQTSAHDPVNGYLPQGWSVAQWDQKRVSAPKEVEHAARASMARHIQSMLGFHALGVPTVDYGNNLRQMALEAGIDNAFDFPGFVPAYIRPLFCRGIGPFRWVALSGDPADIAKTDAKVKELIPDDAHLHRWLDMAAEKIAFQGLPARICWVGLGDRHRLGLAFNAMVRSGELKAPVVIGRDHLDSGSVASPNRETESMADGSDAVSDWPLLNALLNTASGATWVSLHHGGGVGMGFSQHTGMVIVCDGSDAADKRLERVLWNDPATGVMRHADASYEIATECAKEKGLDLPGILGEPMPVIEALSRNRHPSPS
- the hutG gene encoding N-formylglutamate deformylase, which produces MSPLPDWLELHRGDAPLIISFPHTGTELPAEVADQFVSPWLARRDADWWVHELYDFAQSLGATTVRTAISRSVIDVNRDPSGASLYPGQNTTGLCPLTTFDNQPLYADGAAPDQAQIDLRRTRWFDPYHAALAEEIARLRKQHAKVVVYDAHSIRSFIPHLFDGELPQFNIGSNDDRSCDPRLVDAVERLCRSSGSSTVRNGRFKGGWITRHYAQPEHGVHSLQMELACRGYMREPDTITPENWPTPWQPVHAAALRAVLRHVLLVCLQFATTTDHAPTDTPHAATR
- the hutH gene encoding histidine ammonia-lyase encodes the protein MPVSVVLQPGQVTLAQWRALYRGADVALDDACAAAVLRSAQTVEAIVARGEPVYGVNTGFGKLASVRIEREDLQTLQRNIVLSHAAGVGEPTPVPVVRLMMALKLTSLAQGASGVQPDTLVLLGAMLRLGITPVVPCQGSVGASGDLAPLSHLAAVMIGVGEALVGGQRLPAADALAQAQLQPRVLGAKEGLALLNGTQFSTACALAGLFEIETVLQAALVTGALSVEAAKGSDTPFDARIHALRGQPGQIATATALRALMADSAIRESHRLGDVRVQDPYCLRCQPQVMGAALDIMRQAARTLEIEANGVSDNPLVFSDTGEALSGGNFHAEPVALAADMLAMAVCEIGSISERRTAMLVDPALSGLPAFLTPRPGLNSGFMIAQVTAAALVSENKQRAYPASVDSIPTSANQEDHVSMAAHGARRLLAMAENAAHVIGIELLAAVQGCDFHAPLRSSTALEAARALLRAQVPTLQDDRYFHPDILAASAVVRSGALAQAVAIALPGVEQEA